The Syntrophotalea acetylenivorans genome contains the following window.
ACCGAAGTGAGGGTAGCCAAACCGTGAGATGGTTCGATGTTGATTGCCCAGGATTATGAAATATCGATGTCTTGTTTTTAAATCAGTGAAGCGAATCAGTTATATAGGGCGATAAAAGGCCCGCAACAGGAGGTCCCCATGTCCTTTGGACACAAACATATTCTCGGGATTGAACAGCTTTCAGCCGATGACATTACGTTAATTCTCGATACCGCTGAAAGTTTTAAGGAAGTCAGCACCCGCGAAATTAAAAAGGTACCGACTCTGCGCGGCAAAACGATTATCAATATATTCTTTGAAGCCAGCACTCGCACCAGAGCATCCTTTGAGATTGCCGGCAAACGGTTGTCCGCTGATACCATGAACATCAGTGCTTCGACCTCTGCGGTGGTTAAGGGTGAGACCCTTGAGGATACGGCTAAAAACCTTGAGGCCATGCATCCTGATATCATCGTTATGCGCCATGGGCATTCGGGAGCCCCCCATTACCTGGCTGAGCGCTGTGGCTTTTCTGTCGTCAATGCTGGTGATGGAGCCCATGAACACCCGAGCCAGGCACTGCTCGATCTGATGACCATACGTGAAAAGAAGGGCACCATCGAGGGTTTGGTTGTAGCGATCGTCGGCGATATCGCCCATAGTCGCGTGGCCCGATCGAATATCTATGCTTTAAAGAAAATGGGGGCCACAGTTCGGCTGGCCGGTCCCGGAACCTTGCTGCCAACCGAGATTGAGCGCATGGGTGCCGAAGTCACTACGGACATGAATACGGCATTGGACGGGGCCGATGTGGTTATGATGCTGCGTATCCAGCAAGAAAGGCAGGGCAAGGCCCTGTTACCTTCGAATCGAGAGTACAGCCGCTTCTATGGTCTCAATCCGGAAAACCTGAAACTGGCTAAAGCCGATGCTCTTGTTATGCATCCAGGGCCGATGAATCGCGGTGTTGAGATATCCTCGGCCGTTGCCGACGGCGCGCAAAATGTCATCCTTGACCAGGTTGAAAATGGTGTGGCGGTTCGCATGGCCCTGCTTTATCTTGTCTCCGGCGGTGAACAATTAGCCGAACAGAGCGCCTGATATATTTCCAACTCATCACCAACTGGGGTAGACCATGAAAATTCTTATAAAGGGCGGTCGCCTGATTGACCCGGCCAACAGCATAGACGATCAGCTGGATGTGCTCATCGAAAACGGTTGTGTAGCGGCTGTTGGTACGAACCTGGACTCCGATAATGCTCAGGTGCTCGACGCGACAAATCGCCTGGTTGTTCCGGGGCTGATCGATGTCCATGTTCATCTTCGGGAACCCGGATATGAATACAAAGAAGACATTCAGTCCGGCACTCGAGCGGCGGTGGCAGGTGGATTCACTTCTGTAGCCTGTATGCCGAATACTGATCCCGTTAACGACAACAAAACCGTTACGAGCTATATCTGTCAGAAAGCCGCCGAGGTTGGGCTGGCAACGGTTTTTCCTGTAGGCGCCATCACTAAAGGCCTTAAAGGCGAATCCTTATCAGAAATGGGACAATTACGGGAAGCTGGGTGTGTCGCAGTTACCGATGATGGTCGTCCGGTAGATGACGGTGAAATTATGCGCCGGGCCATGGAATATGCGCGGTCCTTCGACCTGCCGGTCATCAGCCATGCTGAAGACCTGGCGATTGTCGGCGGCGGTGTCATGAACGACGGTTTTGTCGCTACCGAACTCGGCCTGAAGGGGATACCCTGGGTCGCCGAAGATGCCATGGTCGCACGGGATGTGATGCTCGCTGAATTTACCGGAGCTCGCCTTCATGTTGCTCATGTCTCTACCCGCGGCGCCGTCGAAATTATCCGGGCAGCACAAAAACGTGGTGTGGCCGTTACCGCTGAGGTAACACCTCATCACTTCACCCTGACTGAAGAAGCGGTGCGGGGCTATGACACCAACGCCAAAATGAACCCTCCGTTGCGTAGCGCTGATGATGTTGCCGCAATAAGGCAAGGGCTTGCCGACGGAACAATCGGCGTTATCGCCACCGATCACGCTCCGCATCACCGCGACGAGAAAAACGTGGAGTTCAACATTGCGATGAACGGCATTGTCGGACTTGAAACGGCATTGCCCTTAACCCTGAGGTTGGTCGAAGAAGGGGTCCTGTCTTTGTCTGAGGCTATAGCGCGACTGACGTGTGGTCCCGCCCAGGCGCTCAACTTATCTCGAGGGTCCCTCACCGTCGGGAGCATTGCCGATGTCACTGTCATTGACCCCGAATGCGCTTGGAAATTAGAGGCTGAAGAACTGTTGTCCAAGAGCAAGAACACTCCCTTTGACGGCTGGAGCTTGAAGGGCAAAGCCACCAACACTTTGGTCCGCGGGAAAATCGTTTACAATAGTGATGAAGTTTAAAGTCTCATATCCACAACAAATATTTATATCTAAATCATTTTGTTAATATATCGAACAACGATGCATCAGTATCAGAGGAGTAACAATTTATGAAAGCAGTTCTGGCCCTTGCTGACGGCAGGGTTTTCTACGGTAAGGCTTTCGGTGCCTGCGGTGAAACAACCGGTGAGGTTGTCTTCAATACCAGCATGACCGGCTACCAGGAGATTCTTACGGATCCTTCCTATTGTGGTGAAATCGTCACCATGACCTATCCGCAAATCGGTAATTACGGCATCAATCGTGAGGATGTTGAGTCGGGTAAACCTCATCTGTCTGGTTTTGTGGTTAAGGAATATTGCGATTTCCCGAGCAATTGGCGTTCGGACATGACCCTTAACGACTACCTCGTTGAAAACGGTGTGGTCGGAATTCAGGGCATCGATACTCGTGCGCTGGTTCGGCACATACGGGACAAGGGTGCCCAAAACGGCATTATTTCCAGCGTTGACCTCGATCCAGAGAGTCTGATTGCCAAAGCCCGGAAGGCTCCGTCACTCGTCGGCCAGGATCTGGTACAGAAAGTTACTTGTGACTCTCCTTACAAGTGGCAAGAAGGCATCTGGACTCTCGGCAGCGGTTATAGTCAGGCCGAAGGGGATGGCCAATTTAAAGTTGTCGCTTATGACTTCGGTATCAAGCGCAATATCTTGCGTCACCTTACTGAAGCCGGGTGCCGAGTGACGGTAGTGCCCGCCGATACTCCCGCACAAGATGTACTGGCGATGGATCCGGACGGAATTTTCCTTAGCAATGGCCCCGGAGACCCGGAACCCATTGCCTATGCCCAGGACAACATTCGTCAGCTGCTTGGCAAGAAGCCGATCTTCGGTATCTGTCTCGGTCATCAATTGTTGGCGCTGGCCCTTGGCGGCAAAACCTTCAAGCTCAAGTTCGGGCATCGCGGCGGGAATCAGCCGGTCATGCGCCATGAAAGCGGTCAAGTTGAGATCACCTCACAGAATCATGGTTTCGCAGTAGAAGCGGGAAGCATCGATGATGAGGCGGTACAGACCCATATCAACCTTAATGACAACACCATTGAGGGGCTTGAGCACAAACGATTGCCCGCCTTTTCGGTGCAGTATCACCCCGAAGCATCTCCCGGGCCTCACGATGCTCGCTACCTGTTTGAACGTTTTACCGCTTTGATGGCAAAACAACGCGGCGAATAACCGGGCGCCAGCCCCCAGTTAACGACCATCCGTCTCATAAGACGGTTCACACTATAGAAGGACTGAGAATGCCTAAGCGTACCGATATAGAAAAAATCCTCATCATCGGAGCCGGCCCCATTATTATCGGCCAGGCCTGCGAGTTTGACTACTCTGGGACCCAGGCCTGCAAGGCCCTCAAAGAAGAGGGTTATTCGGTGATTCTGCTCAACTCCAATCCGGCCACTATCATGACCGACCCGGATTTTGCCGACCGTACTTATATCGAACCGGTCACGCCTGAGTCTCTTGAGCGAATCATCGCAAAAGAACGCCCTGATGCCGTTTTGCCCACCCTGGGTGGCCAGACTGCTCTCAATACCGCAGTAGCGGTAGCCAAGTCGGGAGTTCTGGAAAAGTACGGTGTTGAGCTCATTGGTGCCAAACTTCCGGCTATTGAAAAAGCTGAAGACCGCACCCTCTTTAAAGCCGCCATGGAAAAGATTGGCGTGGCCGTACCCCGTTCCGGTCTGGCCCACGATTACCACGAAGCCATGGAGGTTGTTGAGCATGTCGGTTTCCCGGCCATTATCCGCCCCTCTTTCACCCTGGGCGGCACCGGAGGCGGCATCGCCTATAACCGGGAAGAATACGAAGTCATGGCCATGGCCGGGATTGACGCCTCGCCGACCGACGAAATCCTCGTTGAAGAATCAGTCATCGGCTGGAAGGAATACGAGCTTGAGGTCATGCGCGACATGGCCGACAACGTGGTGATTATCTGCTCTATTGAAAATCTAGATCCCATGGGCATCCATACCGGCGACTCGATCACCGTGGCTCCCGCGCAGACCCTGACCGACAAGGAATATCAGATCCTGCGCGATGCATCCCTGAAGATCATTCGCGAAATCGGCGTCGATACCGGTGGCTCCAATATTCAATTCGGCATCAATCCCAAAGACGGTCGACTCGTCGTCATTGAAATGAATCCCCGAGTCTCCCGTTCCTCGGCTCTGGCATCCAAGGCTACCGGCTTTCCCATCGCCAAAATCGCCGCCAAGCTATCGGTGGGTTATACCCTCGACGAGATCCCTAATGATATTACGCAAGAAACATTTGCCTCCTTTGAGCCGACTATCGACTATGTGGTAACCAAAATACCACGGTTCACCTTTGAAAAATTTCCTCAGGCCGACAGCACTCTCACCACCCAGATGAAATCGGTTGGGGAGGTCATGTCGATCGGCCGAACCTTTAAGGAGAGCCTGCAAAAGGCCTTGCGCTCACTGGAAATTGGTTCCTACGGATTCGAAAGTCGCATCTATGAAACACCGGCTGTCTATGGCCAGCCCCTCTCCGAAGAGGTTAAAAACCAACTCTACAGCAAGCTGCGAACTCCCAATTGTGAGATGCTCTGGTATCTGGCCGATGCTCTGCGTGCCGGTCTAAGTTGCGACGAGCTGTATAAGGAAACGGCCATTGATCCCTGGTTTTTAAATAATATTGCCCAGATCGTGGCAATGGAAAAGGTGCTCTTCGAGCGCAAGCCAAGTTCCGTCATTGATGACCAATCCCTCGCCGATATGCTGCGGGAGGCCAAAGAATATGGCTTTTCGGACCGACGTTTAGCTGCCCTCTGGCAAATCACAGAAGGAGAGGTGCGGGCCTTACGGTACCGACTGAACGTCCGCCCCGTATACAAACGCGTTGATACTTGTGGCGCCGAATTTGTTGCCCACACACCCTATCTCTACTCGACCTACGAAACCGAATGCGAGAGTTTGCCCACCAACAAAAAGAAGATTATGATTCTTGGTGGTGGTCCGAACCGCATCGGCCAGGGAATTGAATTCGATTATTGTTGTGTACACGGTGTTATGGCCTTGATCGAGGCCGGTTACGAGACCATTATGGTCAACTGCAACCCTGAAACGGTATCAACTGACTACGACACCTCCGATCGTCTGTATTTTGAACCATTAACCCTGGAAGATGTCCTGGAAATCGTGGATATCGAAAAGCCCGAAGGGGTTATCGTTCAATTCGGCGGGCAAACTCCCCTTAAACTTGCCGTGGCATTGGAAGAAGCTGGCGTGCCGATCATTGGTACCAGCCCTGACGCCATCGACCGCGCCGAGGACAGGGAACGCTTCCAAGCACTACTTCATAAACTCGAACTCAAACAACCGGAAAACGGTCTGGCCCGTTCTTTTGAAGAAGCGGAACAGGTCGCTGCCCGTATCGGTTACCCGGTCGTAGTAAGACCGTCCTACGTACTCGGTGGCCGGGCCATGGAAATTGTTTACCAGGTTGAACAACTGCGTAACTATATGCTCCATGCAGTACAGGCTTCACCGGACCATCCTATCCTGGTTGACAAGTTTCTTGAACAAGCGATCGAGGTTGATGTCGACGCCCTTTGTGATGGAACGGATGTGGTTATCGGCGGCATCATGCAGCATATTGAAGAGGCCGGCATCCACTCGGGGGACTCGGCCTGCGTCCTGCCGCCATTTTCCCTTGATCCTGAATTGGTTGAAGAGATTCGTCGGCAGACCCGGGCTCTTGCCCTTGAGCTTAATGTTATCGGCCTGATGAATATTCAGTTTGCCGTTAAGGATGGCGTCATCTACCTGCTTGAGGTGAATCCCCGAGCCAGTCGTACGGTACCGTTTGTCTCCAAAGCGACCGGCAGACCTTGTGCTAAAATTGCTGCGCGAATTATGGCTGGCGCCACTCTTGCCGAACTTGGTGTCGAGGGGGAACTCACGCCTGAATATATGTCGGTCAAAGAAGCGGTTTTCCCCTTTGTCAAGTTCCCGGGTGTCGACACTCTCCTTGGTCCTGAAATGAAATCGACCGGTGAAGTCATGGGCATTGATGCTGATTTCGGCAAGGCCTTTGCCAAAGCCCAACTCGGTGCCGGTGTCAAACTGCCAACCTCTGGCAAAATATTTGTAAGCATCAAAGATACCGACAAGCCCTTGGTTGTCGATGCCATGCGGCAGCTTGAAGGAGCCGGCTTCGAACTGCTTGCTACCGGAGGAACCGCCAGCTACCTGCAAGAGCAGGGCATAAAAGTAACTGCGATCAATAAGGTTAAAGAGGGACGTCCCCATTGTGTTGACGCTATCAAGAGTCGTGAAATAGCCATGGTTTTCAATACGACCTTTGGCCCCGATTCGGTCTCCGATTCCTATTCCATCCGCCGCTCTGCACTGATGCAGAACCTGGCCTATTTCACCACCGTTGCCGGCATTGAAGCGGCTGTGGCAGGAGTTCTGGCCCTTCAGCGAGAAACCCTTGACGTTACCCCCCTTCAAGAGTATTATGTGCAACGTTGAAAAACTAGCATTCAGACATCATTAAAACATTCACCTTCGGGCGGGTTTTCCCGCCCGATGATTTTTTTATTTAAGGAATCAATACCAGTATGTCACGTTCAATCCCCATGACCGAGGAAGGTCATCGCCTTCTTCAGGAAGAGTTGAAAAATCTGATTCGTGTCGAGCGCCCCAAAGTCGTGCAAGAAATCGCCGAGGCTCGCGATCACGGTGACCTTTCTGAAAATGCTGAATACGATGCAGCCAAAAACCGTCAAGGCTTTATTGAAGGCCGTATCAAAGAGCTCAACGATAAAATAGCTCGGGCGGAAGTGATCGACCCTGCCACCTTGACTGGAGACAAAGTGCTTTTTGGGGCTAAGGTCACTCTATTCGACATTGATATCGAAAACGAAGTCACCTATCAAATTGTGGGTGAAGACGAAGCCGACATCAAAAAGGGGAAAATTTCCGTCACCTCACCGGTTGGCAAAGCCTTAATTGGGCGTAGCCTCGATACGGAAGTGCGCATTGCCGTACCTTCTGGCGTCAAAATTTATGAAATTACCGAAATCTGTTACGAATAGTCGTCGTTTATTCGGCAGCGAAAGGACCTCGCATGAACCTCAAAGTTAATAAGAATATGACCTTTAAAGACGTCCTCGATATGGGACCTGAGGTGGTGCAGGTCTTTGTTAAATACAATATGGGTTGTGTCGGCTGCGCCGCCGCCAAATTCGAAAGCATTGAGCAAGGCGCCAAAGCTCACGGTGTAAATCTCGATGATCTGCTCCGAGATCTTAATAATGCCCTTAACGATTAATTGACGGGGAGGGCAGGTGTCCGCCTCTCGCAATGAACCGCTAAACTCTAATCCCCTTGCCACTCCCCTAAGCAACTTAAGGGGAGTGGGCCCGCGCATCGCCGAAAAACTTGGCAAATTAGGCCTTTCAGACGTCGAAAGCGTCCTATACTCCCTTCCTTTACGCTACGAAGACCGCCGCCAAATACGCAAAATTTCACAACTACATGATCATGGCATACAAGTTTTTTCCGGGAAAATTCTCGCGGTTGGTGAGTCTCAGACCGCAAGACGCCGTAAAAAACTCTACGAAGTGGTAGTCAGTGATGGCACCGGACAAGTATCTCTCAAATGGTTTCACTACCGTAAACCCTTCATGCAGCAACGTTTTATCGTTGGTCGTCACGCGGTGTTCATCGGTGAACCCAAACGTTTTGGTGCTGTTCGGGAAGTTCACCATCCGGACGTGGAATTTCTTGCCCCAAACCAGTCAACTTCCGAGTTAACGGTCACGGATCCACTATCCTATGGCTGTTATTTACCCGTATATCACCTGACAGAAGGCCTTCACCAAAAAACTGCCCGCAAAATATGGCGTGAGGCCGTGGAACGTTATGCACCCTTAGCTTTTTCGCCACTCCCCGACGAAATTCGCCAACGCCAGGGGTTATTGCCCCTTGCGAAAGCCTTACAAGAAGCCCATTGGCCCAGCTCTGAAACATCTTTTGATGAGTTGGAAGGAGGGACCGACTTGGCTCGCCGCTCGTTGGTCTTTGACGAATTTTTCTTCTTGGAACTCGGCTTAGCTCTTCGTCGTCAAGGCATTGAGCTTGAGAAGGGTTTTGCTTTTACTGTGGCCCACAAGTATACGGCACCTTTGGCCAAGATGTTGCCTTACCGATTAACCGAAGCCCAGCGAAGGGTCCTTAATGAAATCAAACGGGACATGATGGTCGAGCGGCCGATGAATCGTTTATTGCAGGGGGATGTCGGCAGCGGAAAAACCATTGTCGCTTTGATGAGTGCCTTGATCGCCATTGAAAATAATACTCAGGTGGCTTTAGTTGCTCCAACGGAAATTTTAGCTGAGCAACATTACCTACAGTTTCACCCCTGGCTCGACAAGCTGGGTCTTAGAGTTGTGTATCTATCAGGCTCAACTTCGGTAAAGGATAAAAAGGCCATCTTGCACCAAATCGCTGTCGGTGAAGTCCATATGGTGGTCGGTACTCACGCGGTTTTACAGCAGGGCGTTGAATTTCATAAGCTGGGTCTCGGTATCATCGATGAACAGCATCGTTTTGGCGTCAAGCAAAGGGCCGCCTTGCGTAAAAAGGGAAAACACCCCGACTTGCTGGTGATGACGGCAACACCCATACCTCGTTCCCTGGCTCTTACGGTATACGGGGATCTGGCCCTGAGCATTATTGATGAGTTGCCACCCGGACGCACCCCCGTTAAAACCTTGTGTTTGACGGATCAATTCCGGCAAAAAGCCTACAAGCACATTCAATCTAAGATCGCCAAGGGGGAACAGGCGTATATTGTTTACCCCCTGGTCGAAGAAACAGAAAAAAGTGACTTGTTAGCCGCCACCGAAGGTTTTGAGTGTTTACAGAAGGATATTTTCCCTGACTTTAAGCTCGGGTTGTTACATGGTCGGCTTAGACCAGAAGAAAAGGAACAGCTTATGCGCGAGTTTAAGTCCGGCGAAATTCAACTGTTGGTGTCCACCACAGTCATCGAGGTCGGAATCGACGTGCCTAACGCATCCGTTATGATGATTGAACACGCTGAAAGATTCGGCCTTGCACAATTGCACCAACTTAGAGGCCGCGTCGGTCGGGGTGCGGCTGAGAGCCATTGTTTACTAATGCGTTCTGAGCGCTGTTCAGAAGTAGGCCGGAAACGCTTGGCCGTGATGGTAGAAAGCAACGATGGTTTCCGCATTGCTGAAGCGGACCTTGAAATCAGGGGGCCCGGCGAGGTGTTAGGTACAAAGCAATCAGGGATGCCGGACTTTCGAGTCGCTAATCTTTTAAAAGACGGTCGTGTTTTAGAAGAGGCTCGGCAGGAGGCCTTTCAATTGGTTGAAGGCCATAAATTCCTCGATAACCCTCGATATGATGATTTGCGTCTTGAGTTAAAAAAACGATGGGGAGGACGCCTGGAGTTAGCCAGTCTTGGTTAAAGACAAATATTTCCCTTTATCATTTTGTTAGTTTACATAATATATATTATCCGACTCAACGTCTAATGGTCGTTTGGGTGGTCTCTCATGACTACCCCTGGCCAACGTCGGACACAGCTTGCCAGAGAACGCCTTTCTAAGCTCCAATTCTACGTTGACTCCCTGACCAATATTGAGCGGTCCAAGCTGGCTGCTCGATACCTTCGTAAAGTTCCTTCTAAATACCGTTCGTATCTTCTCCGTAAGATGACCATTGCAGAGCTTGCCTTCTGCCAGGTCTTTTCTAGGGAGACCTACGGATGGTAACTACTCCAACCAACTATCGAAAAAAGAGCGGTAATGTTTATCCCTTCTTCACGGAACATCCTCGACATTATATATGCATGTACATCACGCACCCAATTCTCTCTGTTGAATTGACGCAATTTTGAATCAGGTCTTGAAGATGCGTCTTCCATGGTGATTCAGGAGGGAATACTTTTTCTGGGAATCAACAATAGCATTTACCATATTTCTACTATCATTTTTGTGGTAGGGAAATGGAACTTGCAATAATATGGCGGCAACACCCAACTGGCTTATTTATATAGAGAAACTCCAGCCTTTGGATATAAGTTGGGGTTCAGTTTTGATTATCGCCCTTCCCTCATCTGATGCGAAGCCATCGTCAATTGAAATAGTTTTTTAGAGAGAATTGACGGGGACGGCCGGCACAACAACGACAAGGACTTTTAAGAAAAACTGCGGAACCTTCCCTGAACAACACCAAAGGTGAACAAGGTGGACATAACCCACTGTCAACCAAAGGAGGCCATGTGCCATACGTATGGAAAAATGGCTCCGCAGCTCTTGAATACGATTGTCAGAAAGAATAAATCAGTTCGGCACGAAGGAACGAGGCCGTATGATCCTGTTGATCGTCCGTATAATAATTTCCAGGTTCCATGAATTCAAACAAAAGATGTCCTGAAAGTTTATCTTTCTGGGTAAACAGTTTTTCCTTGAGGGTAAAGTTGTTTTTGCAGGTAATAAGCAAACCGCGGTCATGGCCTCCGCCCGCACCGTTGTCCTCAGGGGCCCACATATATCCGAGCAGGAGGTTAATCTTCAATTTTTTAAGGGGTGAAATGGAAAAGTCGATATAGGGCATATTCAAGTTGGACCAGCGGCCTGCGCCATCGGTGTCATATGCATAGACGTATAATTCGCTGTATTGCGGCCAACGAGCCCAGAGCGGATTCCATCCCTCATCCTTGGACGTATCGGGATCGTCGCCTGAAAGATAATACCAGCCGAGGCCGAGGCGTGCCTTCTGCGCGGCAAGGGCTTCTATGAACAAAACTGCCTTGGCATCGATCATAAACGCAGAGATGTCATCGCCAACCTGATAGGCTGCCTCCAGGTTGCCCTTTAGATGAGTGGTGAGGGTCGGCATCAAGCGGGTGCCAACGGTATGGCGGTCATTGTTGTTAAGAAAAGAGACATCTTGTTCATGGGTCTTGATGAGATAGTACGCCTCAAACGGAAGCTTTTCGATGGATTTGTTTTTAACATAAACACCGCCCCCCGTTTCCGCGCCGTCAAAGGCGTTTCCGCCCGTAAAGCCGACAATGTCGCGATCTTGGGTGTGCATGGCTAGGGGATCTTGCGCCTGGGTGTGTAGTAGAAGAAAGTCGACAGTTGTGTCTGCAAAACCGGAATAGGTCAATTTCACGGCATCAAAGTAAATCGTTCTAGAACCATCCTTGGGGGTTCCGTCAAGGATCAGTTTCCCTGTTCCATAAATCAGGTCCTGGCGTCCGAAGCGCAGGGTCCAGTCGCTCTTTTTCCAGTCAAAAAACAGGTTGTCGATTACAATTTCGTCTAACGAGTCCCAGGAGTCGTTGTCCGGATCCAGATAGGTGCGGAATTCATTTACGAGGCGGGCTTTCACCAAAAAGTCATCGCTGCGGTGGTACTCCCCCAGAGGCGGGTCCGATAACGCTGGAAATGATTATGGCCACCACGTGCCTCACCGCCGTTGGTGTAAGGAATATTGTCAAAATAGACCTCGCGAAGCCGAATGTCCCCCCGAACAAAAACTCCGGACCTGCAGCCTCAGCTTTCACATTTTGATCAGCGCAGACCGGGAAAGACAGAAAGGCCATCAAAAGCATCAGGAAAGTAATTTTCAATTTGCACCCCATAACAACACCCCTTTTTACATTCCAAAAAAAGATCCAAGATTAAAGCAACCTCACTGTGGCAAAAACAGGCCTTGTTTGTTTTTGTCACCCCCGAACTTGGTCCAAGTGGAGGATTAAAATACGGTTCTATAAACCAAAACGAGAATGCCATGAACGTCAACAGAAACGCAACACCTTTTCCATCAAAGCCAGTGTTTTTGGCGTCCTTGAAGCAGTGGCATGGCCAGAAAATGCTGTCTTATTCGTATTGTCACTGGGATATAGTCTGCTGTTTGACTTGTAGGCTGGATTGTAGAAATTACCACGGGCAGTTAATGGTCATGCCCCGACCCCATTCCACAACACCTATAGGCACTGAACTGTAAAGTAATATGTGTAGTTGTGTAGCTTTAAACGTAAAAAAGCCGTGACTTTCGTCACGGCTTTTTTGGCGTTGGTCGGGGCGAGAGGATTTGAACCTCCGACCCCCTGCACCCCATGCAGGTGCGCTACCAGGCTGCGCTACGCCCCGTCAATCAACGCGTGCGGATTATTGTCCATCCGCCATAAAATGTCAAGAATAAAAGACCCTTGAAACACGCCTCTTCTTACAAAAAATCAAGTGGCCTGCAAGTGGCCTGGTTTTACTTCATAGGCCTTAAAATTACTACATACTGTAGACAGCTTCGGCTGACAGAACCTCGACGTCATTCGAGGTTAAGGCCGCAATTGCCTGCTCACTGTCATCGAAACGAAAAATAATGACCGCATGATCCCCACAACGCTCGACAAAGGCATAGAGATATTCAACGGTAATTTTGGCTTCATCCAGGATGTGTAAGATATGCGCGAGCCCCATGGGACGATCAGGCACCTGGACCGCCACCACATCCGTTTTATCCACGGTGAAACCCTCTTCCGTGAGTGCCTTTTTCGCCACATCTGTCCGGTCGACAATCAACCGCAAAATGCCGAAATCGGAGGTCTCAGCTAAAGAAAGAGCCCGAATATTCACTTCGGCCTTGCCAAGGGCGGCAGTGGCCTGAGCAAGTTTCCCTGCTCGGTTTTCTATAAAAACAGAAATTTGTTGTACGGTCATCTGCCCTCTCCTTTTAATCTTGCTAGCCTTTACGCAGATCGATAACCCTCTTGGCTTTTCCTTCGCTCCGGGTTATCGATTTTGGTTCCACCAGGCGAACCTTGCAGGTGATGTTGAGAAGACTTTTGATCTCGTGACGTATGCGCTCGCTCAAACCCTGCATGACACGGATCTCATCGGAAAAAAGATCTTCAGTGACTTCGACCTGAACTTCGAGGGAGTCGAGATTGTCTTCACGGTTAACGATTAGCTGGTAGTGAGGTTCGACACCTTCGACCTGCATTAACACACTTTCGATTTGAGACGGGAAAACGTTAACCCCACGTATGATCAACATATCGTCGCTGCGCCCACTCATGCGTTGCAGGCGACGATGGCTACGGCCACAAACACAGGGCTCGCTGATGAACCGAGTGATATCACGGGTGCGATAACGAATCATGGGAATGCCTTCTTTGGTGATGGTAGTGATCACCAGCTCCCCTTCTTCGCCGTCGGCTAATACTTCTCCCGTCTGCGGGTTGATAATCTCGGCAATAAAATGGTCTTCCCATATATGGAGG
Protein-coding sequences here:
- a CDS encoding aspartate carbamoyltransferase catalytic subunit; translated protein: MSFGHKHILGIEQLSADDITLILDTAESFKEVSTREIKKVPTLRGKTIINIFFEASTRTRASFEIAGKRLSADTMNISASTSAVVKGETLEDTAKNLEAMHPDIIVMRHGHSGAPHYLAERCGFSVVNAGDGAHEHPSQALLDLMTIREKKGTIEGLVVAIVGDIAHSRVARSNIYALKKMGATVRLAGPGTLLPTEIERMGAEVTTDMNTALDGADVVMMLRIQQERQGKALLPSNREYSRFYGLNPENLKLAKADALVMHPGPMNRGVEISSAVADGAQNVILDQVENGVAVRMALLYLVSGGEQLAEQSA
- a CDS encoding dihydroorotase → MKILIKGGRLIDPANSIDDQLDVLIENGCVAAVGTNLDSDNAQVLDATNRLVVPGLIDVHVHLREPGYEYKEDIQSGTRAAVAGGFTSVACMPNTDPVNDNKTVTSYICQKAAEVGLATVFPVGAITKGLKGESLSEMGQLREAGCVAVTDDGRPVDDGEIMRRAMEYARSFDLPVISHAEDLAIVGGGVMNDGFVATELGLKGIPWVAEDAMVARDVMLAEFTGARLHVAHVSTRGAVEIIRAAQKRGVAVTAEVTPHHFTLTEEAVRGYDTNAKMNPPLRSADDVAAIRQGLADGTIGVIATDHAPHHRDEKNVEFNIAMNGIVGLETALPLTLRLVEEGVLSLSEAIARLTCGPAQALNLSRGSLTVGSIADVTVIDPECAWKLEAEELLSKSKNTPFDGWSLKGKATNTLVRGKIVYNSDEV
- the carA gene encoding glutamine-hydrolyzing carbamoyl-phosphate synthase small subunit is translated as MKAVLALADGRVFYGKAFGACGETTGEVVFNTSMTGYQEILTDPSYCGEIVTMTYPQIGNYGINREDVESGKPHLSGFVVKEYCDFPSNWRSDMTLNDYLVENGVVGIQGIDTRALVRHIRDKGAQNGIISSVDLDPESLIAKARKAPSLVGQDLVQKVTCDSPYKWQEGIWTLGSGYSQAEGDGQFKVVAYDFGIKRNILRHLTEAGCRVTVVPADTPAQDVLAMDPDGIFLSNGPGDPEPIAYAQDNIRQLLGKKPIFGICLGHQLLALALGGKTFKLKFGHRGGNQPVMRHESGQVEITSQNHGFAVEAGSIDDEAVQTHINLNDNTIEGLEHKRLPAFSVQYHPEASPGPHDARYLFERFTALMAKQRGE